In Chrysemys picta bellii isolate R12L10 chromosome 4, ASM1138683v2, whole genome shotgun sequence, the sequence ACAACTAGCTGTCTTCTACAGTTCGTGGTCTAGGAAAAGTCCACCGCCAACCAGATCTGGGGCTTTTAGGCCTTATCTACTTTAcaaagttttgttggcaaaagctgccttttacCAACAAAATAGGGGTggtgtacacactacaaagcTGCTTTTGGTGGCAAAACTCTGTTTTGAAGACCAAATAAAaccaccagtatcccacaatgcctgctgtGACCGCTCTGCTTattgttttgatctctgctgctctgcaggcatgcgcccctcccTTTTCACAGCTCCAGGTGCTGGAACAAAAAGCGATATCATTTgtgtggaatgctcctgttctgccctgcactaGGAACAGAGAGGCAGACAgactgctgggggggaggagagggaagagcagCGCCTTTGACATTCCTCAGCAGGGAGCTCAGAATGCCACTCCTGCCCACACAccactctcctcttcctcctctccccccatttccATTGAAAAAGCAGTTGACAATCTACTAGGATGCCCCTGAAAGCTGGGATTGAAAAACCTGCATaatgtgatgctgtacctgccccatgaggcattgcaaacccttcccaaagcaccctgcggccagttgcacagtgggataatgGATCTTAACAGATATTAATTTGATAACTATAGTGGGATAACTACAACAGATCCATAACTACAACAGTGCACTGCTCTTTGTGTCAGTGCAAAAGCTGTTCGTGTGGATGCATTGTGCCAACACGAGGAGCTAATGTGGACAAGCAACAGTAGTTTCAATTAAACCTGCATATCTTTGGCCGAcaaaagtctagtgtagacaaggccatagagCCCCATTATATTGCTCCAACTTTTTACCTAAAGGGGCAGGATCAAGGGCGAGAATCTCAACCCAAGTCTAACCTCCATCAGGCCGCGACTGTCTTTTCTTGGATGTCTGTATAGAGCCTAgcacacaatggggccccaatccctTGATGAGATTCTAGGTATTACTGCAAATATAAATTAGTAATAGATGAAAAGCAAATTGTTAATCTAGAATTATTGTCATCTCCATGAACAGACCAAGTTTCCTCAGCCCAGAAAATACTAGTCCCAAAGGATGCTGCTAAACCTAAGTCTTCCCCCACATGACACTTTTGCTTCCCCCTGTCCTGACAGGCTGACTAATGAATGTCTCTGATTCGGTGGCTGACTGAGATATTAAACACCACAGCCAGTGAATAAGGATCAGAAATTTATCTTCGAGGACTATAGCACACCAAGACAATGAAATGTGTTAGGATGTGACTCTAGTCTCGGTGCTAAAGAGGCCAACTTTAGTGGGCCAAAACAAGCAATAAAAGTGGTTTTTCTTTATAGACCCttccaattttcttttaaaagctgaTCTGTAAGCTTCTCATCACTACATGCAtcagttttaaaaatgaacaatgCGAGAATCTAAACTTTCAGgcagagaaaaacattttaatactaattcatgaaaaacaaaaaggGCTCGTGtaaggaaaaagaagcaaaaaacaCATACTAATGGAACTACGTCTCAAAGTCAGATGCTCACAAGGTCTTTCACCTGACATTTCAAATGATCTAAGAATTTATCCATAATTTAGTTTAATTTCCTAGATGAGCAAACAttctaatcacttaaaatgtgtattttatatgAAACTATAGATTCTAAAGATAGGATTAAATAGCACTCTTACCGAGCGTACAACATCAATGACAGGTGCTAATCCAGCCTGATTTTTTGCATAGTTGAGTCTTGTCTGCTCACTAACGAGTGTCCACAATTTATCCAAGTTGACAGTAGGACAGAAGTTCTGGTTCTTCTTCAAATGGTAGTGTCTCATACcaactttcccaaaataaccAGGATGACTGGGGAGGAAAAATATTTGATACAGTATAAGACCACATTCCTTTTAGTTTCTTTTGAATTGGCTGTGCTAAAAATCAATATAACCTCAGTTAAAAGTATGTTTATCTAACATTTATCATATACATATTAAACAAGCTATAGGGTCCAGAAAAATTATACACAGACAAATACACAAGAGTTTTTTAAAGTTCAGATGTAAATAAGTTGCTATTTGTATATTCTTGAGGGATATTCACATTTTCCATATCTATACATGGAATTTTATTAATGAAATATTTATGTTTGATAGCAAAAGTCACAACTCATCTTTCTTGTGATTAGTTTGGGCCCCATTCTATATTTCATAGGCATGCAGAACTCTGACTTTAGAAGAGATTTTGTTGAGAAATGAAGATTCAGATCTTCTGTTACTAACCCAGTGACTGACTGACAGCTGAAAGTAGTGACAGTCAGTGAACAGCGATTAGTTGTTACTTTCCGAGTACTCAAGCACAACTATGACAATGGGCAATGTCTAGACGTGACACTAGTCTCGGCAATGTCTAAATACAAGATTCTTACCCTcccaaaaccaggaaatacagaagcTTGATTCATCTACTGTCATTGCATATATGTATAGTGCGGAATCAAAGCTGAGCAGACTATTAGTGTCTTACAAACTTAAATTAATTgtggaaaaaaattctaaaagaTACGAACACATACACTAGAAGCTCTGAAACAAGCCATTTTACCATATCTAACTCactaaagacaggtttcagagtggtagccgtgttagtctttatcagtaaaaacaactaggagtccttgtggcaccttagagactaacaaattaatcttatgcccaaataaatttgttagtctttaaggtgccacaaggactcctcgttgttttcactAAAAACCAAGATGCTGTTATTaacactttccttttaaaagaacaGATGGACAAAAGGTTTTTCATAGATTTAATAAAGGATATACAGGACTATGAAAGAAAACAGCTAAATTTTCTTGCAAGGTTATTTGTATTGTAGCAAAATCCAACGTTTGTATACTTTTACTAAATGACGTATGTGCTACATATGGTAGAATGAACTGccttgtaactttttaaaaatacatacacaAAAGTAGTGGGTAGAAGAAAAAAGATAGTATATCTTACTATTTGTCAAAGTTAATTCTGTGGTGGTGCATGCCCCCAGCATTTCCACGACCACCAGGATGCTTTCTGTGTTTGcctaaaagaaattttaaaaggtATTGTGATGCAAGAACAACATGTACTACTGAATACACTACCGAACATTATGACATCATTTGAGTTGATTTAAAGCAAGTCAATGAGCATGAACTATATAGAGGAATATATGATTTGAACTGGATATGTATAGCCATTAACCAGACCATTATTGAACCTCTCTCGTATTGCCTCATTGGTGTTCTAAATAGTGATACTTACCAGGCACACTGTAAATCAAATTACGTACCATACATTAAGTTCCAGCACAAGCATAGTAGAAACCGTTCTCTGCACTTACCAATACGGCCATGGCCGTGGCTAACGTGTCCTCTCAGCTTCCTGGTCTTCCTTAGTCTGGAAGgctaggaaaaaacaaaaaaaccacagtaCATGTATGAATAAAAACGTAGAGCAAGTGACAAGAGTAGGAAACAAATAAGGACTTGACAATCCAAGCCTCGTGTGTACGGCTGCATGACTGGCCCTTTTCTGGGAAAAGATCATGTTTGTGATGTGCCCAGCACTTAACACGATGGGACCTTATCCCTGACTGAGGTCTCTGCCTGCTGCCACAACAGAACAAACAACAGGCGCCTGCACACAGTGGCTGGGTTCTCCGCTCCGCACGTGGGGGCGGGGTGTTCCGGGGTACAGGTAGGAAGGGGCTCAGTGCCgctggggcggggcagagccagagggtcCCCACGCACCCGACCAATTCCCGCCGCCCCCGCTCTCGCTCTCTGAGCAGGCGCGTGGCGGGGCCAAGCGCACGGGGTGGCTACGTGCCCGGTACGTAGGGAGGTATCAGGAGCGGACCCGCAGGCCCAGGCCCAATCCCGCGCATCCCAGTTTCA encodes:
- the LOC101951135 gene encoding large ribosomal subunit protein uL15, whose product is MPSRLRKTRKLRGHVSHGHGRIGKHRKHPGGRGNAGGMHHHRINFDKYHPGYFGKVGMRHYHLKKNQNFCPTVNLDKLWTLVSEQTRLNYAKNQAGLAPVIDVVRSGYYKVLGKGKLPKQPVIVKAKFFSRKAEEKIKEVGGACVLVA